Proteins from a genomic interval of Actinoalloteichus hymeniacidonis:
- the ffh gene encoding signal recognition particle protein yields the protein MFDTLSDRLTSVLKNLRGKGRLSDADIDATCREIRIALLEADVALPVVRAFIAQIKERAKGAEVSQALNPAQQVVKIVDEELVDILGGQTRRLNLAKNPPSVVLLAGLQGAGKTTLAGKLAKWLRGQGHTPLLVACDLQRPNAVTQLQVVGERAGVPVFAPEPGNGVGNPVDVARQSIVEAERSQHDIVLVDTAGRLGVDEELMRQAADIRDAVDPDEILFVLDAMVGQDAVNTAEAFRDGVGFTGVVLTKLDGDARGGAALSVRHVTGQPILFASNGEKLEDFDVFHPDRMASRILGMGDVLSLIEQAEQHFDQEQAEKAAHKIGSGELTLEDFLEQMLAIRKMGPIANLLGMLPGAGQMKDQLADFDEKSLDRMQAIIRGMTPAERADPKMINASRRLRISRGSGVTVSEVNDLVTRFFDARKMMQQMAGRFGMPGSGGGGTRKGKGKKGKKGKGRGPTPPKVRGGMPGFPGGMPGGFPGGMPGGFPGGQQGGAPQIPPGLAGMDQLPPGFDPSKLTFGDNKKKKK from the coding sequence GTGTTCGACACTCTTTCCGATCGTCTCACCTCGGTTCTGAAGAACCTGCGGGGCAAGGGACGGCTGTCCGACGCCGACATCGACGCCACCTGCCGCGAGATCCGCATCGCTCTGCTGGAAGCCGACGTCGCCCTCCCGGTCGTTCGAGCGTTCATCGCTCAGATCAAGGAGCGCGCGAAGGGCGCCGAGGTCTCGCAGGCACTGAACCCGGCACAGCAGGTCGTCAAGATCGTCGACGAGGAGCTCGTCGACATCCTCGGTGGGCAGACCCGGCGGCTGAACCTCGCGAAGAATCCCCCCTCGGTAGTGCTGCTCGCGGGCCTGCAGGGCGCCGGTAAGACCACGCTGGCGGGCAAGCTGGCCAAGTGGCTGCGCGGCCAGGGGCACACGCCGTTGCTGGTGGCCTGTGACCTTCAGCGGCCCAACGCCGTCACCCAGCTCCAGGTCGTCGGCGAACGCGCGGGCGTCCCGGTGTTCGCGCCGGAGCCCGGCAACGGTGTGGGCAACCCGGTCGACGTCGCCAGACAGTCGATCGTCGAGGCCGAGCGCTCCCAACACGACATCGTGCTCGTCGACACCGCTGGTCGTCTCGGTGTCGACGAGGAACTGATGCGCCAGGCTGCGGACATCCGGGACGCCGTCGATCCCGACGAGATCCTGTTCGTCCTGGATGCCATGGTCGGTCAGGACGCGGTCAACACCGCGGAGGCCTTCCGCGACGGCGTCGGCTTCACCGGCGTGGTGCTCACCAAGCTCGACGGTGACGCCAGGGGTGGTGCCGCACTGTCGGTGCGACACGTCACCGGCCAACCCATCCTGTTCGCCTCCAACGGTGAGAAGCTCGAGGACTTCGACGTCTTCCACCCGGACCGGATGGCCAGCCGCATCCTGGGCATGGGCGACGTCCTCAGCCTCATCGAACAGGCCGAGCAGCATTTCGACCAGGAGCAGGCCGAGAAGGCCGCACACAAGATCGGCTCCGGCGAGCTCACGCTGGAGGACTTCCTGGAACAGATGCTCGCGATCCGCAAGATGGGTCCGATCGCCAACCTGTTGGGCATGCTGCCCGGCGCAGGTCAGATGAAGGATCAGCTCGCCGACTTCGACGAGAAGAGCCTCGATCGGATGCAGGCCATCATCCGAGGCATGACGCCCGCCGAGCGCGCCGATCCGAAGATGATCAATGCGTCGCGGCGACTGCGGATCTCCCGAGGCTCGGGAGTCACCGTCAGCGAGGTCAACGACCTGGTCACCCGCTTCTTCGACGCTCGCAAGATGATGCAGCAGATGGCCGGGCGGTTCGGGATGCCCGGCTCCGGAGGCGGCGGCACCCGAAAGGGCAAGGGCAAGAAGGGCAAGAAGGGCAAGGGCCGCGGCCCGACGCCGCCGAAGGTCCGCGGCGGTATGCCCGGTTTCCCAGGTGGCATGCCCGGTGGCTTCCCCGGCGGGATGCCGGGCGGGTTCCCCGGTGGCCAGCAGGGCGGCGCACCGCAGATCCCGCCGGGTCTGGCGGGAATGGACCAGCTGCCGCCCGGATTCGACCCGAGCAAGCTGACCTTCGGCGACAACAAAAAGAAGAAGAAGTGA
- a CDS encoding DUF4132 domain-containing protein, translating to MSRSGPSDEEPFAVPVGWHRHIEVRRHGGRLRPTAVIDPDAAEIVRLLVPKKVLFERLATLVPPASTAERALRTAIKARLAGDANPVGAAALLTIAVARLTDPRALPYFADALVDTDGLVFAARTVAELNSFATVSWQRGRGQPAGFRLYPGPSDNALGSYAAISLRIRELLASAPEDVYAAATRALAEYHAPIQSRVIASYLVPTRQDWAQELCTFPTPRTTLLSAMLRSAGSIGQVIPILSTSGRKRLAEGASISTDLIDPDQAAHLLDRPNVLLTLVDGIGRDLIPVLVRRLESTRSSPQEGLVLDILVELDAEESIRVLLPRLTEPKAPDRIRRALARAPAEGLRGLITAVASSGNLSGSLAERLTREHVARYPNLVADPDSGLSTEDRRWVNRVIAIPVASERVSMADVEIAGPRRITEVASGARITGLKPFGVARMVWLPGEQAEWARSAQRPGGAHWRKFVDWSEVITAFESGKLLPIEQFAMFAEAPVESTTELLANWQVPAIASHRRWLRPILARHGLAALALILPEAMRKPARVAPVLYPVVHPEVAALMAYWLRKPATRWISVDWLGRHPTAAADLLIPSALGGPPGEAKAARTALRQVAEITGPATVLTVAGRHGADIERAVRGLLHTEPVRGRAPRSLQWTSVDLLPQILLRDRSMLLSATQTKDIIELLATASSMADPQLVALRAGCDPKSLIEFGWALFAHWYRDERIARAGFWVLPALARLGGDAVTPALVELVRHWDSPSRRSMACQAIDVLVELGTGEAVGSLWYIGNQARLEVIRRHALDRLAALCARRGASVQQLVERSHPDLGFARDGTRTLDVACRGTVVTVDHRLALSVRVDGGGTDIVEPPKQQSRWRGSLGRSPDPAADSEPQTRLASRLSRQADEGLLLLELALRQGRRWGAADFRRSWLEHPLLSRLSEGLVWAAEHPDGSRVGFRVAEDSSLADVDDETFVLDPSADVLLPHPLGLAAESTRWSTLLADYEIVQPIRQLGRDTGASPGSASVAELLAEVDITSPVQGSDLIRLHSLGWRSGDFEESGRALSLSHPVASDRTVVISLRNSFEIGEVHLRYRIRRIGLVGPPDQPWLDVESTSTAELDAVSWSIVVEDLHWLLG from the coding sequence GTGTCGAGGAGTGGGCCCTCCGATGAGGAGCCGTTCGCAGTACCGGTGGGTTGGCACCGACACATCGAGGTTCGGCGACACGGTGGGCGCCTACGACCGACGGCCGTCATCGACCCCGATGCGGCGGAGATCGTTCGGCTGCTGGTCCCGAAGAAGGTGCTCTTCGAGCGGCTCGCGACGCTGGTGCCACCGGCATCCACGGCCGAGCGCGCACTGCGGACTGCGATCAAGGCGCGATTGGCGGGTGATGCGAATCCGGTGGGCGCCGCCGCCCTACTGACGATCGCCGTCGCCCGGCTCACCGACCCCAGGGCGCTGCCGTACTTCGCCGACGCGTTGGTCGACACCGACGGACTGGTGTTCGCGGCCCGTACCGTCGCCGAGCTGAACAGCTTCGCCACGGTCTCGTGGCAACGAGGTCGTGGGCAGCCCGCAGGCTTCCGCCTTTATCCGGGCCCCAGCGACAACGCGCTCGGCTCCTACGCAGCCATCAGCCTGCGGATACGGGAGCTGCTGGCCTCGGCGCCGGAAGACGTCTACGCGGCAGCCACCCGCGCGTTGGCCGAATACCACGCGCCGATCCAGAGTCGGGTGATCGCGTCATATCTCGTGCCCACCCGACAGGACTGGGCTCAGGAGCTCTGCACCTTTCCCACTCCGCGTACGACGTTGTTGAGTGCGATGCTGCGTTCCGCCGGTTCGATCGGTCAGGTCATCCCAATCCTCAGCACGAGCGGTCGCAAGCGGTTGGCCGAAGGGGCCTCGATATCGACGGACCTGATCGACCCGGATCAAGCGGCACACCTCTTGGACCGACCGAACGTGTTGCTGACACTCGTCGACGGCATCGGGCGGGATCTCATCCCGGTGTTGGTTCGACGGCTCGAATCCACGAGGTCCTCACCCCAGGAGGGCTTGGTCTTAGACATCCTCGTCGAGCTGGATGCCGAGGAGTCAATCCGAGTCCTGCTGCCTCGGCTCACCGAACCGAAGGCGCCGGATCGGATTCGCCGGGCGCTCGCTCGTGCGCCGGCCGAGGGTCTACGCGGATTGATCACAGCCGTCGCGTCGTCCGGCAACCTGTCCGGGTCGCTGGCGGAACGTCTGACTCGTGAGCACGTCGCCCGGTATCCGAACCTCGTCGCCGACCCGGATAGCGGTTTGAGCACCGAGGATCGGAGGTGGGTGAACCGTGTGATCGCGATCCCCGTGGCGTCGGAGCGGGTCAGCATGGCCGATGTCGAGATCGCAGGCCCGCGTCGAATCACCGAGGTGGCATCGGGGGCTCGGATCACCGGGCTGAAGCCGTTCGGCGTGGCACGGATGGTCTGGTTGCCCGGCGAGCAAGCGGAGTGGGCGCGCAGCGCACAGCGTCCCGGCGGAGCGCACTGGCGCAAATTCGTGGACTGGTCGGAGGTGATCACGGCCTTCGAATCGGGCAAGTTGTTGCCGATCGAGCAGTTCGCGATGTTCGCCGAAGCCCCCGTCGAGTCGACAACGGAACTGCTGGCGAACTGGCAGGTCCCCGCCATCGCGTCCCATCGTCGCTGGTTGCGTCCGATCCTGGCTCGGCATGGTCTGGCCGCGCTTGCGTTGATACTTCCCGAAGCGATGCGGAAACCGGCCCGGGTGGCCCCCGTGTTGTACCCGGTGGTGCATCCCGAGGTGGCCGCGTTGATGGCGTACTGGCTGCGCAAACCAGCGACGCGATGGATCTCGGTGGATTGGCTGGGCAGGCATCCGACGGCCGCAGCGGACCTGTTGATCCCGAGCGCGTTGGGCGGGCCACCCGGCGAGGCCAAAGCGGCGAGAACGGCATTACGGCAGGTGGCCGAGATCACGGGCCCGGCGACGGTCTTGACGGTGGCCGGGCGACACGGCGCCGACATCGAGCGAGCCGTCCGTGGCTTGTTGCACACCGAGCCGGTCCGAGGCAGGGCCCCGCGTTCGTTGCAGTGGACGTCCGTCGATCTGCTCCCCCAGATTCTGCTGCGCGACCGAAGCATGTTGCTCTCGGCGACGCAGACCAAGGACATCATCGAGCTCCTGGCGACCGCATCCTCGATGGCGGATCCCCAGCTGGTCGCGCTGCGAGCAGGCTGCGATCCGAAGTCGCTGATCGAGTTCGGCTGGGCGTTGTTCGCGCACTGGTATCGCGACGAGCGCATCGCCCGTGCCGGTTTCTGGGTGCTGCCTGCGCTCGCCCGGCTGGGCGGTGACGCGGTGACACCGGCGCTCGTCGAACTGGTGCGGCACTGGGACTCGCCGAGCAGGCGGTCGATGGCGTGTCAGGCGATCGACGTCCTGGTGGAGCTGGGCACCGGCGAGGCGGTGGGCAGCCTCTGGTACATCGGGAATCAGGCGAGGTTGGAGGTCATCCGACGACACGCCCTGGACAGGCTGGCAGCCCTCTGCGCCCGCCGGGGAGCAAGCGTTCAGCAGCTGGTGGAACGCAGCCATCCGGATCTCGGATTCGCCCGTGATGGCACGCGGACGCTGGATGTCGCCTGCCGAGGCACGGTGGTGACAGTGGACCACCGACTCGCCCTATCGGTCCGCGTCGACGGCGGCGGAACCGATATCGTCGAGCCTCCGAAGCAGCAGTCCCGGTGGCGGGGGTCGCTCGGACGATCACCTGATCCAGCAGCGGATTCCGAGCCACAGACCAGGCTGGCGTCGAGGCTGTCGCGGCAGGCCGACGAGGGCCTGTTGTTGCTGGAGCTGGCGTTACGGCAGGGCCGACGTTGGGGGGCTGCGGACTTCCGCCGGAGTTGGCTGGAGCATCCGTTGCTCTCCCGCCTCTCCGAGGGGCTGGTGTGGGCCGCCGAGCACCCCGATGGCTCTCGGGTGGGATTCCGGGTGGCCGAGGACAGCTCGCTTGCCGACGTCGACGACGAGACCTTCGTCCTGGATCCGAGCGCCGACGTCCTGCTGCCGCATCCGCTCGGACTGGCCGCCGAGTCGACGAGGTGGTCGACGCTGCTGGCCGACTACGAGATCGTGCAGCCGATCCGACAGCTGGGCCGGGACACCGGCGCGAGTCCCGGGTCCGCGTCGGTGGCGGAGCTACTGGCCGAGGTGGACATCACCTCCCCCGTCCAGGGAAGTGATCTGATCCGTCTGCATAGCCTGGGCTGGCGGTCGGGCGACTTCGAGGAATCCGGACGCGCCCTGTCCCTGTCGCATCCGGTCGCATCGGATCGCACGGTGGTGATCTCGCTGCGGAACAGTTTCGAGATCGGCGAGGTTCACCTGCGGTATCGGATTCGACGGATCGGTCTGGTCGGGCCGCCGGACCAGCCTTGGCTCGATGTGGAGTCGACGAGCACGGCAGAGCTGGATGCCGTGTCCTGGTCGATCGTCGTCGAGGATCTGCACTGGCTGCTCGGGTGA
- a CDS encoding pentapeptide repeat-containing protein, with product MTEAVQGRTFHDEDRYAEDLGGDVYIDCAFRGVDLTESFGAGTVFTECIFDDTRFNVARYTGSAFTNCVFRNCNFFDAEFTDCRILGSTFTASTLRPMKMLGGDWSLTDLRGADLRGSAFQGVRLREADLTGANCSDAVFGDVDLSGAMLTDASFARTDLRGSDLSSFDPHIVELAGAVITSDQAQVIVAALGLDVR from the coding sequence ATGACCGAGGCAGTCCAGGGTAGGACGTTCCACGACGAGGACCGCTATGCCGAGGACCTCGGCGGGGACGTCTATATCGATTGTGCCTTCCGCGGAGTGGATCTCACAGAATCGTTCGGAGCGGGCACGGTCTTCACCGAGTGCATCTTCGACGACACCCGTTTCAACGTGGCCAGGTACACGGGATCGGCCTTCACCAACTGCGTCTTCCGCAACTGCAACTTCTTCGACGCCGAGTTCACCGACTGCAGAATCCTGGGCAGCACCTTCACCGCGTCGACGCTGCGGCCGATGAAGATGCTCGGCGGCGACTGGTCGCTCACCGACCTTCGCGGTGCCGACCTCCGTGGATCCGCCTTCCAAGGGGTCCGACTGCGCGAGGCCGACCTGACCGGTGCGAACTGTTCCGACGCCGTCTTCGGCGATGTGGACCTCTCCGGCGCGATGCTGACCGACGCGAGCTTCGCCCGAACCGATCTTCGGGGCAGCGATCTCAGCTCCTTCGACCCGCACATCGTCGAGCTGGCCGGTGCCGTCATCACCTCCGATCAGGCCCAGGTGATCGTCGCGGCGCTCGGGCTCGACGTGCGCTGA
- a CDS encoding GmrSD restriction endonuclease domain-containing protein → MAQSPVEGRGATVQELLSNKKYKLDYYQREYSWSRKDVVALLHDLERRFIREWRPTHSRRETIGYAPYFLGPIVCYQTPDAAFLVDGQQRLTTLHLIIIYLRRLLEEQDLDQDARGLDPMIYSTRHGETTFNIDIPERNEVLNAFMWGLNQALPADSSLSVRNLYERARDIEEDFPASLRDEALPFFHDWLLDRVCLVSIDALDREHGWEIFETMNNRGARLSPVDLLKSYLLARAETGRRELNDLWRGMLADLSQHGVDTPSEFVKAILVAKFAAFDADSTDLVEIDRAFHEWVRKNETRLELRGPEDFRAFVEYFLVPLSRRYSALKDAAAELIPPVEAVFHTARLEVVDPLPPILAALRPDDSDEDFEDKSRQIAGYLDLATTLKIVNNRSLLPHQVRPEVDELTVRLRSAEGITGLTSLLESEAATLPDDFSGVDRLSLQPGNSAQVRYVLARLTAFVEVQSGRPDPIETYLEDPEPWEVEHVWPRAFPRDQSDIMTPESFEDFRSRLGALLLLPESGRLPDEHPAKVDHYREQNLLAASLHPATLATEPEFAAFVSRHDLGDVFRPWPDHFGLDAIQMRQRLYRRLCELIWQPELLGLQPANIPPNRSTVRRSRRKARYGVEIADLIESGLIADGTALYGHRKKHTYTALVIEGGRIRLPSGQTFDSVSRAAAVALNVKACNGWDFWRAGADATGTLLSDLRRDAINQGLME, encoded by the coding sequence GTGGCGCAGAGTCCGGTGGAGGGCCGTGGGGCCACAGTCCAGGAACTCCTGAGCAACAAGAAGTACAAACTGGACTATTACCAGCGCGAATACAGCTGGTCTCGCAAGGACGTCGTCGCGCTGCTGCACGATCTGGAACGCCGCTTCATCCGCGAGTGGCGCCCCACGCACTCCCGCCGGGAGACCATCGGATACGCGCCCTACTTCCTTGGGCCGATCGTGTGTTACCAGACCCCGGATGCCGCATTCCTCGTCGACGGGCAGCAGCGTCTGACCACGCTGCATCTGATCATCATCTATCTACGCAGACTTCTCGAAGAGCAGGATCTCGACCAGGACGCCAGGGGTCTGGATCCGATGATCTACAGCACCCGGCACGGCGAGACCACGTTCAACATCGACATCCCCGAGCGCAACGAGGTGCTCAACGCCTTCATGTGGGGCCTGAACCAGGCGCTGCCCGCCGATTCCAGCCTCTCGGTGCGCAATCTCTACGAGCGTGCCCGCGACATCGAGGAGGACTTCCCCGCGAGCCTGCGCGACGAGGCACTGCCGTTCTTCCACGACTGGCTGCTGGACAGAGTCTGTCTGGTCTCGATCGACGCGCTCGATCGCGAGCACGGCTGGGAGATCTTCGAGACCATGAACAACCGGGGCGCCCGGCTGAGCCCGGTGGACCTGCTCAAGAGCTACCTGTTGGCCAGGGCCGAGACCGGGCGACGCGAACTCAACGATCTGTGGCGGGGCATGCTCGCGGATCTCTCCCAGCATGGGGTCGACACGCCGAGCGAGTTCGTCAAGGCGATCCTGGTGGCCAAGTTCGCCGCGTTCGACGCGGACAGCACCGATCTCGTGGAGATCGATCGGGCGTTCCACGAGTGGGTACGCAAGAACGAGACACGACTGGAACTGCGTGGGCCGGAGGACTTCCGTGCCTTCGTCGAGTACTTCCTGGTGCCGCTGAGCAGGCGGTACAGCGCGTTGAAGGACGCCGCGGCGGAGCTGATCCCGCCGGTGGAGGCCGTCTTCCACACGGCACGGCTCGAGGTCGTCGACCCGTTGCCGCCGATCCTGGCCGCGCTGCGGCCCGACGATTCCGACGAGGACTTCGAGGACAAGAGCAGGCAGATCGCAGGCTATCTGGATCTCGCCACCACGTTGAAGATCGTGAACAACCGCAGCCTGCTCCCGCATCAGGTGCGCCCGGAGGTCGACGAGCTGACGGTTCGGCTGCGCAGCGCCGAGGGGATCACGGGGCTCACCAGTCTGCTCGAGTCCGAGGCGGCGACACTGCCCGACGACTTCTCCGGGGTGGACCGGCTCAGCCTGCAACCCGGCAACTCGGCGCAGGTCCGCTATGTGCTCGCCCGGCTGACGGCGTTCGTCGAGGTCCAGTCCGGCAGGCCCGATCCGATCGAGACCTACCTCGAGGATCCGGAGCCGTGGGAGGTCGAACACGTCTGGCCACGCGCCTTCCCACGCGATCAGAGCGACATCATGACCCCCGAGTCCTTCGAGGATTTCCGTTCCCGGCTGGGTGCGCTGTTGTTGTTGCCGGAGAGCGGTCGGCTGCCGGACGAGCACCCCGCGAAGGTCGACCACTATCGCGAGCAGAACCTGCTCGCGGCCTCGCTGCATCCCGCGACGCTGGCGACGGAACCGGAGTTCGCTGCGTTCGTCTCCCGTCACGACCTCGGCGATGTGTTCCGCCCGTGGCCCGACCATTTCGGTTTGGACGCGATCCAGATGCGGCAGCGGCTCTACCGGCGGCTGTGCGAGCTGATCTGGCAGCCCGAGCTGCTCGGTCTGCAACCGGCCAACATCCCGCCGAACCGGTCGACGGTTCGGCGGAGCCGTCGCAAGGCCCGGTACGGCGTGGAGATCGCCGATCTGATCGAGTCCGGGCTGATCGCGGACGGCACGGCGCTCTACGGCCACCGTAAGAAGCACACCTATACGGCGCTGGTGATCGAGGGCGGGCGGATCCGACTGCCCAGCGGACAGACCTTCGATTCGGTGTCGCGAGCCGCAGCCGTCGCGCTGAACGTCAAAGCGTGCAATGGCTGGGATTTCTGGCGGGCCGGAGCGGACGCCACCGGGACGCTGTTGTCCGATCTACGCCGTGATGCGATCAACCAGGGGTTGATGGAATAG
- a CDS encoding gluconokinase has translation MSATEWPTTIVVVMGVSGSGKTTIARSLAEHLGVVYAEADEFHPRSNIEKMESGTPLTDEDRLPWLRAIAEWIGTREQAGKGAVVTCSALKRSYRDLLRTGGHGGVWFLHLAGTREVIGSRLAGRSGHFMPASLLDSQFADLQPLEADEVGYAVDVAAPADLIIERALAALAAQGRISEDVR, from the coding sequence ATGTCCGCAACGGAGTGGCCCACGACCATCGTGGTGGTCATGGGTGTGTCCGGTTCAGGCAAGACGACGATCGCCCGTTCTCTCGCCGAGCATCTCGGGGTCGTCTATGCCGAGGCCGACGAGTTCCACCCCCGGTCCAACATCGAGAAGATGGAGTCCGGGACTCCGCTGACCGATGAGGATCGGCTGCCGTGGCTTCGGGCGATCGCGGAGTGGATCGGCACCAGGGAACAAGCCGGAAAGGGTGCCGTGGTCACCTGTTCCGCGCTGAAGCGCTCCTATCGGGACCTGCTGCGCACCGGCGGACACGGCGGCGTGTGGTTCCTACATCTGGCAGGCACCCGCGAGGTGATCGGAAGCAGGCTGGCAGGCCGTAGCGGTCATTTCATGCCCGCCTCCCTGTTGGACTCGCAGTTCGCCGATCTCCAACCGCTGGAGGCGGACGAGGTCGGCTATGCGGTCGATGTCGCCGCACCCGCCGACCTGATCATCGAACGGGCCTTGGCCGCGTTGGCCGCGCAGGGCCGGATCTCCGAGGACGTCCGGTGA
- a CDS encoding GntT/GntP/DsdX family permease yields the protein MSPTVVLLAQDPGPWTGQDTRLVVAALAGIAVIVGLITWLKVHPFLALTLGAGALGVIANMPVAQVVETFSTGLGSTIGGVGALIALGAMLGRILADSGGADRIVDTILGRSNERALPWAIALVAVIIGLPMFFDVGLVLLIPVILLVAKRSGQPLMLIGVSALAGLSVLHGLVPPHPGPLIAIDALEVDLGLTLGFGLLIAVPTVAVAGPLFARYAARWVQVDPPAHLVPRSASDRGASGDGGAESAQTMRRPGFAATLITVLLPVVLMLGKAIGEIWLDDASTLRSGLDLLGTPLVALLVATVVAMFTLGAGAGLGRDRISEVFGASLPPIAGILLITGAGGGFKETLVESGVADIITRYGENASLSPLILGWLVAVGIRLATGSATVATISAAGIVAPLAAGLDPAQGALLALAIGAGSLFFSHVNDTGFWLVKEYFGMTVGQTIKTWSVMETIISVFALICILLLDLVV from the coding sequence GTGAGCCCGACAGTCGTCCTGCTCGCGCAGGACCCCGGTCCCTGGACCGGGCAGGACACCCGATTAGTCGTCGCCGCGTTGGCGGGTATTGCGGTGATCGTCGGCCTGATCACCTGGCTGAAGGTCCACCCGTTCCTGGCACTCACGCTGGGAGCGGGCGCGCTCGGCGTGATCGCGAACATGCCGGTCGCGCAGGTGGTGGAGACCTTCAGCACCGGTTTGGGCAGCACGATCGGCGGTGTCGGGGCGTTGATCGCCCTCGGGGCGATGCTAGGGCGGATCCTCGCGGACTCCGGGGGTGCGGACCGGATCGTCGACACGATTCTGGGCAGATCCAACGAGCGGGCGCTTCCCTGGGCGATCGCGCTGGTCGCGGTGATCATCGGACTGCCGATGTTCTTCGACGTCGGGCTCGTTCTGTTGATCCCGGTGATCCTGCTGGTCGCCAAGCGCAGCGGACAGCCACTGATGCTGATCGGCGTGTCGGCGCTGGCCGGTCTGTCGGTGCTGCACGGGCTGGTTCCGCCGCATCCCGGTCCGCTTATCGCCATCGACGCGCTGGAGGTCGATCTCGGGCTGACGCTCGGTTTCGGCCTGTTGATCGCGGTGCCCACGGTCGCCGTCGCGGGACCGCTGTTCGCCCGCTATGCGGCCAGGTGGGTGCAGGTCGATCCCCCGGCACACCTCGTGCCGCGTTCGGCGAGCGATCGAGGAGCGTCCGGCGACGGCGGCGCGGAGTCCGCGCAGACCATGCGCCGTCCCGGCTTCGCCGCGACGCTGATCACGGTGCTGCTTCCGGTCGTGTTGATGCTGGGCAAGGCCATCGGCGAGATCTGGCTGGACGACGCAAGCACTCTTCGTTCCGGGCTCGATCTGCTCGGCACGCCGTTGGTGGCGCTCCTGGTGGCCACGGTGGTAGCCATGTTCACCCTGGGTGCGGGCGCCGGTCTCGGTCGGGACCGGATCTCCGAGGTGTTCGGCGCCTCGCTGCCGCCCATCGCCGGGATCCTGCTCATCACCGGAGCGGGCGGCGGCTTCAAGGAGACGCTCGTCGAATCCGGCGTGGCCGACATCATCACCCGGTACGGCGAGAATGCGTCGCTGTCGCCGCTGATCCTCGGGTGGTTGGTGGCGGTGGGCATCCGACTCGCCACCGGTTCGGCGACGGTGGCCACGATCTCCGCGGCCGGAATCGTCGCCCCGCTCGCCGCCGGTCTCGATCCCGCGCAGGGTGCGTTGCTCGCGCTGGCCATCGGGGCGGGCTCGCTGTTCTTCTCCCACGTCAACGACACGGGATTCTGGTTGGTCAAGGAATACTTCGGGATGACCGTCGGTCAGACGATCAAGACCTGGTCGGTGATGGAGACGATCATCTCGGTCTTCGCCTTGATCTGCATCCTGTTGCTCGACCTGGTCGTCTAG
- a CDS encoding response regulator transcription factor has translation MAHLLLIEDDATIRTALTRALTERGHAVASARTAMDGLSQAVADRPDLVVLDLGLPDMDGREMLRMLRAVSRVPVIVATARDDETEIIAALDAGADDYLTKPFGAGQLDARVRAVLRRGAEEDEDPTVVVGGLRVNARAREAELEGRRLELTPREFDLLHYLASRPGEVVSKRELLTEVWQVPYGGADKTVDVHLSWLRRKLGETAQQARYLHTVRGVGVKLAAPQG, from the coding sequence GTGGCCCATCTACTGCTGATCGAGGACGACGCGACGATTCGGACCGCGCTGACCCGCGCGTTGACCGAGCGCGGCCATGCCGTCGCCTCGGCGAGAACGGCGATGGACGGTCTGTCTCAGGCTGTCGCCGACCGACCCGACCTCGTGGTGCTCGACCTCGGGCTCCCCGACATGGACGGCCGGGAGATGCTGCGGATGCTTCGGGCGGTCAGCAGAGTTCCGGTGATCGTGGCCACGGCCAGAGACGACGAGACCGAGATCATCGCGGCGCTCGACGCGGGTGCCGACGACTACCTGACCAAACCCTTCGGAGCAGGCCAGCTCGATGCACGCGTTCGAGCCGTGCTGCGCCGGGGCGCCGAGGAGGACGAGGACCCGACCGTCGTGGTCGGTGGCCTGCGGGTCAACGCCCGGGCCCGCGAGGCGGAGCTCGAAGGCAGGCGGTTGGAGCTGACGCCCCGGGAGTTCGACCTGCTGCATTACCTGGCCTCCCGTCCCGGCGAGGTGGTCAGCAAACGGGAGTTGTTGACAGAGGTCTGGCAGGTCCCCTACGGCGGGGCGGACAAGACGGTGGACGTCCATCTGTCCTGGCTGCGTCGGAAACTCGGGGAGACCGCCCAGCAGGCCCGCTATCTGCACACGGTGCGCGGGGTCGGCGTCAAACTCGCCGCACCGCAGGGATGA